In Clostridium sp. DL-VIII, the following proteins share a genomic window:
- a CDS encoding DegT/DnrJ/EryC1/StrS aminotransferase family protein, with protein MKKIPFSPPDITEEEIEAVADVLRSGWITSGPKLAEFEEGIQNYLKVNKALALNSATAAEELVLKVFDFKEGDEVITTPYTYTATSSAAIHRGIKPIYVDVKKDTFMLDIDKVAEKITAKTRAIIPVDIAGYPFDYDALKKVLKDMNREDIMIICDSAHSFGAKYKGEPVGSQADFHSFSFHAVKNLTTGEGGAVTFNDNHFGDHDDLLKYMRFTAMHGQSKDALSKLKAGAWEYDIINDGLKCNLTDIGAAIGLVQLKRYEGMLEKRRQIFKTYSDILGKEDFSIIPVTKDDNGTETSYHLYLYRVKGFNEEKRNAAIQKLAEMGIATNVHYKPLPMMTLYKNLGYDIKNYPNAYAQYENEITLPVYTTLSLEDAKYIAEETVKVIKELLRK; from the coding sequence ATGAAAAAAATACCATTTTCACCACCTGATATAACAGAAGAAGAAATAGAAGCTGTAGCTGATGTTCTTAGATCAGGGTGGATTACATCAGGACCAAAGCTTGCGGAGTTTGAAGAAGGAATTCAAAATTATTTAAAAGTTAATAAAGCATTAGCGTTAAATAGTGCAACAGCAGCAGAGGAGTTAGTACTTAAAGTCTTTGATTTTAAAGAAGGAGATGAAGTAATAACAACTCCATATACTTATACTGCAACTTCAAGTGCTGCAATCCATAGAGGTATTAAGCCTATATATGTAGATGTCAAGAAAGATACGTTTATGTTAGATATAGATAAGGTAGCTGAAAAGATTACAGCTAAGACAAGAGCTATTATTCCAGTTGATATAGCTGGTTACCCATTTGATTATGATGCTTTAAAGAAGGTACTTAAAGATATGAATCGTGAAGATATTATGATAATCTGCGACTCAGCTCACTCATTTGGAGCTAAATATAAGGGAGAACCAGTTGGATCTCAGGCAGATTTTCATTCATTCTCATTCCATGCAGTTAAAAACTTAACTACAGGAGAAGGTGGAGCTGTTACTTTTAATGATAATCATTTTGGAGACCATGATGATTTACTTAAATACATGAGATTTACTGCTATGCATGGTCAATCAAAAGATGCATTAAGCAAACTTAAAGCTGGTGCTTGGGAATATGATATTATAAATGATGGACTTAAGTGTAATTTGACAGATATAGGAGCTGCAATTGGTCTAGTTCAGCTTAAGAGATATGAAGGAATGCTTGAAAAGAGAAGACAAATTTTTAAGACATATTCAGATATTCTAGGCAAAGAAGATTTTTCAATAATTCCAGTTACAAAGGATGATAACGGAACTGAAACATCATATCACTTATATCTTTATAGAGTTAAAGGGTTCAATGAAGAAAAGAGAAATGCAGCAATTCAAAAATTAGCTGAAATGGGAATAGCGACTAATGTTCACTATAAACCATTACCAATGATGACACTTTATAAAAACCTTGGATATGATATTAAAAACTATCCAAATGCTTATGCACAATATGAAAATGAAATCACTCTTCCAGTATATACGACTTTATCACTTGAAGATGCGAAATATATAGCTGAAGAAACTGTGAAAGTTATTAAGGAATTATTAAGAAAATAA
- a CDS encoding DUF4931 domain-containing protein: protein MEEDKYLVFLNDINKDKPNEFQKINMKECPFCNRDKLSDVIDEKGPFMLLKNKYPTIKDTYQLVIIETYGCDTDMGKYSEEYMEELIRFSVTHWLKIEESGEYKSVIFYKNHGPRSGGSLKHPHMQIVGIKDIDYKSRIKDDYFEGIEVHKGEDCLVNLSHKPFNGFTEFNIIIEDDLHALNELALNLKKIVHYLLNNYFVKCDSFNIFFYHIKGKIICKVTPRFTSSPLLLGYGIRQISSCEMEIVEKLKEIYY from the coding sequence ATGGAAGAGGATAAATATTTAGTGTTTTTAAATGACATAAATAAAGATAAGCCTAATGAATTTCAAAAAATAAATATGAAAGAATGTCCATTTTGTAATAGAGACAAACTTAGTGATGTTATAGATGAAAAAGGGCCATTTATGTTGCTTAAAAATAAATATCCAACTATAAAAGATACATATCAATTAGTTATTATAGAAACCTATGGCTGCGATACTGACATGGGAAAGTATTCTGAGGAATACATGGAAGAGTTAATCAGATTTAGTGTTACACACTGGTTAAAGATAGAGGAAAGTGGAGAATATAAATCTGTTATATTTTATAAAAATCATGGACCAAGATCGGGTGGAAGTTTAAAACATCCGCATATGCAGATTGTGGGTATAAAAGATATAGATTATAAATCGAGAATAAAGGATGACTATTTTGAGGGGATAGAAGTTCATAAAGGTGAAGATTGCCTTGTGAATTTATCTCATAAACCATTTAATGGCTTTACTGAGTTTAACATAATAATAGAAGATGATTTACATGCGTTAAATGAATTGGCACTTAATTTGAAAAAGATAGTTCATTATCTTTTAAATAATTATTTTGTAAAATGTGATAGCTTTAATATATTCTTCTATCACATCAAAGGAAAGATCATATGTAAGGTGACTCCTAGATTCACTAGTTCACCATTGCTTCTTGGATATGGTATAAGGCAGATATCAAGTTGTGAGATGGAAATAGTAGAGAAATTAAAGGAAATATATTATTAA
- a CDS encoding alpha-amylase family glycosyl hydrolase, producing MNSWISESIFYEFYTLGVCGVLEPKKIYKNENRISKIEKWIPHLKEMSVNAVYFTPIFESSYHGYDTKDYYKIDKRLGTNKDFKEVCVKLHENDIKIILDGVFNHVGREFWTFKDVQINKRNSRYCGWFADLNFDSKSPFGDEFSYKSWNGCYELVKLNLKNQEVIDHLLQAVGTWIDEFDIDGLRLDAADSIDFEFFKTLKKFTESKKNDFWLMGEVIHGDYNRWANSESLDSVTNYECYKGNYSSHNDKNYFEIAYSLNRLFGRNGLYKNLCLYNFADNHDVSRLASILKVPEYIYNAYTLLYTMPGVPSIYYGSEYGIKGVKEKGTDLPLRPELDIEKIDEKNEKLFKLIKKLGIIRSESEAIKYGEYEQILVKNEQFVFRRFSKNDEIYVILNLSDKECYLEFELQITKGSDLLDGNENIIDGGKIKLNVPAFSSKVIKELKN from the coding sequence ATGAATTCGTGGATTTCAGAAAGTATATTTTATGAATTTTACACATTAGGAGTTTGTGGTGTATTAGAGCCTAAGAAAATTTATAAAAATGAAAATAGAATTTCTAAAATTGAAAAGTGGATACCACATTTAAAAGAAATGAGTGTTAATGCTGTTTATTTTACACCAATTTTTGAATCCAGTTATCATGGTTATGATACTAAAGATTATTATAAAATAGATAAAAGACTTGGAACAAATAAAGACTTTAAAGAAGTGTGTGTGAAGCTTCATGAAAATGATATAAAAATAATATTAGATGGAGTATTTAATCATGTAGGAAGGGAATTTTGGACATTTAAGGATGTTCAAATTAATAAAAGGAATTCTAGATATTGCGGTTGGTTTGCAGATTTGAATTTTGATAGTAAAAGTCCTTTTGGGGATGAGTTCAGTTATAAGTCTTGGAACGGATGTTATGAACTAGTAAAGCTTAATTTAAAAAATCAAGAAGTTATAGATCATTTATTACAAGCTGTAGGGACATGGATAGATGAATTTGATATAGATGGTTTAAGGCTGGATGCAGCGGATAGCATTGATTTTGAGTTTTTTAAGACTTTAAAAAAATTCACTGAAAGTAAAAAAAATGATTTTTGGCTTATGGGAGAAGTCATTCATGGAGATTATAATAGATGGGCAAATTCAGAAAGCTTAGATTCAGTAACAAATTATGAATGCTATAAAGGAAATTACTCAAGTCATAATGATAAAAATTATTTTGAAATTGCATATTCATTAAATAGATTATTTGGAAGAAATGGATTATATAAAAATCTATGTTTATATAACTTTGCTGATAATCATGATGTAAGCAGGCTCGCTAGTATTTTAAAAGTTCCTGAATATATATATAATGCTTATACGCTTTTGTATACAATGCCGGGAGTACCAAGTATATATTATGGAAGTGAATATGGCATTAAAGGAGTTAAAGAAAAAGGAACTGATTTACCACTAAGACCAGAATTAGATATCGAAAAAATAGACGAGAAAAATGAAAAGTTATTTAAATTAATCAAGAAGCTTGGAATAATTAGAAGTGAGAGTGAAGCTATAAAATATGGTGAATATGAACAGATTCTAGTTAAGAACGAGCAATTTGTATTTAGGAGATTCAGCAAAAATGATGAAATATATGTGATTTTAAATTTAAGTGATAAAGAATGTTATCTGGAGTTTGAACTACAGATTACAAAGGGATCTGATCTGTTAGATGGAAATGAAAACATAATTGATGGCGGAAAAATAAAATTAAACGTTCCAGCATTTTCATCAAAAGTAATAAAAGAATTAAAAAATTAA
- the pulA gene encoding type I pullulanase — MNLLDNDYNNYAGRLGVEYDKSSAKFILWAPNANKVRLALFGRDENNYTNPPEEILDMNRSSQGIWEIEVKGDLKGEFYNYLVTNSGIEREVTDPYADAVGVNGNRGMVVDLRETDPIGFDKDKAPDLSDAAASIIYEVHIRDFSVSESSGIRFERRGKFLAFCENGTTIPNSDIKTGIDYLKELGVTHIHLLPSFDYETVDESKADVPQYNWGYDPKNYFVPEGSYSTNPLRGEMRIKEFKEMVLSIHKAGIRVVMDMVYNHTYKSYESNLNLAVPGYYYRQDLNGNFSNGSGCGNELASERYMVRRLIIDSIIYWAKEYHIDGFRFDLMGLHDIETMRRIREELDKIDPAILMYGEGWTGGWTPLGVEESAVKQNIIKFDKMQIAAFSDDTRDSVKGHVFNINESGYVNGKTGLEENIKFCIVGATFQKGIDYNKIIYSNFAWANEPYQCVNYISAHDNYTLWDKLYLTNRDSSTQKLKNMNKLAAAIVLTSQGIPFFQAGEEFLRTKKNDDGSFNHDSYNAPDRVNCLEWNRVFEYREIVNYYKGLVKLRKRYKAFRMNSSEEIRKNLKFLEYGEDFYKSDVVAYKIEDNSGNNLCNTVVVIFNPNDEEVFIDLKECGWSVLVNKEKAGVDEIYSIEGNNITVPSKCAHVLIKK; from the coding sequence ATGAATTTATTAGATAATGATTATAATAATTATGCTGGAAGATTAGGCGTAGAATATGATAAGAGTAGTGCGAAGTTCATATTATGGGCGCCTAATGCAAATAAGGTGCGTTTGGCTTTGTTTGGCAGAGATGAAAATAATTATACAAATCCTCCAGAGGAAATACTTGATATGAACAGAAGTTCACAAGGAATTTGGGAGATTGAAGTTAAAGGCGATTTAAAAGGAGAATTTTATAACTATTTGGTCACGAATAGTGGAATAGAAAGAGAGGTAACGGATCCTTATGCTGATGCAGTAGGTGTTAACGGAAATAGAGGAATGGTAGTGGATCTTAGGGAAACTGATCCTATAGGTTTTGATAAAGATAAAGCTCCAGACTTAAGTGATGCAGCAGCATCAATAATATATGAAGTTCATATAAGAGATTTTTCAGTAAGTGAAAGTTCAGGGATAAGATTTGAAAGAAGGGGAAAATTTCTAGCATTTTGTGAAAATGGTACTACTATTCCAAATAGTGATATAAAAACAGGAATTGATTATTTGAAAGAACTGGGAGTAACGCACATTCACTTACTTCCATCTTTTGATTATGAAACTGTTGACGAAAGTAAAGCAGATGTGCCACAATACAATTGGGGATATGATCCAAAAAATTATTTTGTACCTGAAGGTTCTTATTCTACAAATCCCTTACGTGGGGAAATGAGAATCAAAGAATTTAAAGAAATGGTACTGAGTATTCATAAAGCAGGAATTAGAGTAGTAATGGATATGGTTTATAATCATACCTATAAAAGTTATGAATCTAATTTAAATTTAGCAGTACCAGGATATTATTATAGACAAGATCTAAATGGAAATTTTTCAAATGGTTCAGGATGTGGAAATGAGTTAGCTTCAGAACGTTATATGGTTAGAAGACTCATTATAGATTCAATAATTTATTGGGCTAAGGAATATCATATTGATGGATTTAGATTTGATTTAATGGGACTTCATGACATTGAAACCATGAGAAGAATTAGGGAAGAATTAGATAAAATTGATCCAGCAATATTAATGTATGGAGAAGGCTGGACTGGTGGCTGGACACCACTTGGTGTGGAAGAATCAGCTGTTAAGCAAAATATAATCAAATTTGATAAAATGCAGATTGCAGCATTTAGCGATGATACAAGGGATTCTGTTAAGGGTCATGTATTTAATATAAATGAGAGTGGATATGTGAATGGAAAAACAGGACTTGAAGAAAATATCAAATTTTGTATAGTTGGAGCTACTTTTCAAAAAGGAATTGATTATAATAAGATTATATATTCAAACTTTGCATGGGCCAATGAGCCGTATCAATGTGTAAATTATATTTCGGCACATGATAACTATACATTATGGGATAAGTTGTATTTGACTAATAGAGATTCATCTACTCAGAAGCTCAAAAATATGAATAAGTTAGCAGCCGCTATAGTTTTAACTTCTCAAGGAATACCATTTTTTCAGGCAGGTGAAGAATTTTTAAGAACAAAGAAAAATGATGATGGCAGCTTCAATCATGATAGCTATAATGCTCCTGATAGAGTAAACTGCTTAGAATGGAATAGAGTATTTGAGTATAGAGAAATCGTTAATTACTATAAAGGTTTAGTAAAATTAAGAAAAAGATATAAAGCTTTTAGAATGAATTCTAGTGAAGAAATTAGAAAAAATTTAAAATTCTTAGAGTATGGAGAAGACTTTTATAAATCTGATGTTGTTGCATATAAGATAGAAGACAACAGTGGAAATAATTTATGTAATACTGTGGTGGTAATATTCAATCCAAATGATGAAGAAGTATTTATAGATTTGAAGGAATGCGGATGGAGCGTTCTTGTAAATAAAGAAAAGGCTGGAGTGGACGAAATTTATTCTATAGAAGGTAATAATATAACTGTTCCTTCAAAGTGTGCACATGTTTTGATAAAAAAATGA
- a CDS encoding DegT/DnrJ/EryC1/StrS family aminotransferase, with the protein MNIPLVDLKAQYKEIEKEVVEAVSRVLSSASYIMGNEVLEFEKEFAEYIGVKHAISVGNGTDALVIALMACGVGEGDEVITTPFTFFSTAESISFVGATPVFVDVEKDTYNIDPSKIEEKITEKTKAIMPVHIFGQPAKMDEIRKIAKTHNLKIIEDAAQAVGAEYKGKKVGTIGDVGCFSFFPTKNLGCAGDGGIITTSDDDIATIARALRTHGSGENGQKAYNLLNGISENIKSSEEHDDTVYNPLKYYNYLIGFNSRLDTIQAAILRIKLHSIDNWNKARRKNAKAYDEKLKETDLTLPVIIAEGKSAYNMYVVQAENREEVINKLKEKGVNTGVYYPVPMHLQKVYKDLEYKEGDLPVAEYLSHRTFAIPVFPELSLEQKNYIIDTLKDITLNNK; encoded by the coding sequence ATGAACATTCCATTAGTTGATTTAAAGGCACAATATAAAGAAATTGAAAAAGAAGTTGTAGAGGCTGTAAGCAGAGTGCTTTCATCTGCAAGTTATATTATGGGAAATGAAGTATTAGAATTTGAAAAAGAGTTTGCAGAATATATAGGAGTTAAGCATGCAATATCAGTTGGAAATGGAACTGATGCATTAGTTATAGCACTTATGGCATGTGGTGTTGGAGAAGGTGATGAAGTTATAACTACACCTTTTACATTTTTTTCAACAGCAGAAAGCATTTCATTTGTAGGTGCAACACCTGTGTTTGTGGATGTGGAAAAGGATACTTATAATATAGATCCATCAAAAATTGAAGAGAAAATTACTGAAAAAACAAAGGCAATTATGCCAGTTCATATTTTTGGACAACCTGCAAAGATGGATGAAATAAGAAAAATAGCAAAAACGCACAATTTGAAAATAATAGAAGATGCAGCTCAAGCTGTTGGCGCTGAATATAAAGGGAAAAAAGTTGGAACTATAGGAGATGTAGGGTGTTTCTCATTCTTTCCAACTAAAAACCTAGGGTGTGCAGGAGATGGTGGAATCATAACAACCTCTGATGATGATATAGCAACTATTGCAAGAGCACTTAGAACTCATGGCAGTGGCGAAAATGGTCAAAAGGCTTATAATTTATTAAATGGAATAAGTGAAAATATTAAATCGTCAGAAGAACATGATGATACAGTGTACAATCCATTAAAATATTATAATTATCTAATTGGATTCAATTCAAGATTAGATACAATTCAAGCAGCAATTTTAAGAATAAAATTACATTCTATAGATAACTGGAACAAAGCAAGAAGAAAAAATGCTAAAGCTTATGATGAAAAATTAAAAGAAACAGATCTAACTTTACCGGTCATAATAGCAGAAGGTAAATCAGCATATAATATGTATGTAGTGCAAGCTGAAAATAGAGAAGAAGTTATTAATAAGTTAAAAGAAAAAGGGGTAAATACAGGGGTGTATTATCCAGTACCAATGCATTTACAGAAGGTATATAAAGACCTTGAATATAAAGAAGGTGATTTACCTGTAGCTGAATACTTATCACATAGAACCTTCGCAATACCAGTTTTTCCAGAATTAAGTCTGGAACAGAAAAATTATATAATTGATACATTAAAAGATATTACGTTAAATAACAAATAA
- a CDS encoding ribonuclease J codes for MKKKVDPLKIIPLGGLGEIGKNMTAFEYKDEIIVIDCGLAFPDEDLYGIDIVIPDVTYLIKNKDKVKGIFITHGHEDHIGGLPYVLKQINIPVYGTKISLGLIEVKLKEHTMLSDCTLNMVEPGELIKLDQFKIEYIRNNHSIPDSCSIALHTPVGVVVHSGDFKVDFTPVDEKIMDLQRYAQLGKKGVLLLMADSTNALHKGYTMSEKTVGETLQNLFGKATGRIIVSTFASNIHRLQQIADCAMKHDRKIAFSGRGMENISEVAISLGYLVIPEDMIISLDELKNYPDDKLTIVTTGSQGESMAALTRIAASTHRQIQIQEGDMVIISATPIPGNEKAVSNVVNDLIEKGANVIYKSIEDIHVSGHACEQELRLIEALLKPKFFIPVHGEYKHLITHVKIAQSMGVEKENTFILENGDVLELTKNKGEVTGKAPFGRVLVDGMGVGDVGNMVLRDRKNLAENGIITVVVAIDRRNKLIISGPDIVSRGFVYVRNSEELIEEVRKIVTNVVEKCLEKNITQWAEIKNSIRREVDNFVYTKMKRKPMILPVIVDL; via the coding sequence GTGAAGAAGAAAGTAGATCCATTAAAAATAATACCATTAGGTGGTCTTGGTGAGATTGGGAAGAACATGACGGCGTTTGAATATAAGGATGAAATAATAGTTATAGACTGTGGGTTAGCGTTTCCAGATGAAGATCTTTATGGAATTGATATCGTAATTCCAGATGTAACATATTTAATAAAGAATAAGGATAAAGTAAAGGGGATTTTTATTACTCATGGTCATGAAGATCATATAGGTGGCTTACCATATGTACTTAAGCAGATTAATATCCCTGTATATGGCACAAAGATTTCACTTGGATTAATTGAAGTAAAATTAAAGGAACATACTATGCTTAGTGATTGTACGTTAAACATGGTAGAACCAGGGGAATTAATAAAATTAGATCAATTTAAAATTGAATATATTAGAAATAATCATAGCATACCTGATAGCTGTTCTATTGCGTTGCATACACCAGTAGGTGTTGTTGTTCACAGTGGGGATTTCAAAGTTGATTTTACACCGGTTGATGAAAAAATTATGGATCTACAAAGATATGCACAATTGGGTAAAAAAGGAGTACTGCTTCTAATGGCTGATAGCACTAATGCTCTCCATAAAGGGTATACAATGTCAGAAAAAACTGTAGGTGAAACACTGCAGAACCTTTTTGGTAAAGCAACAGGCAGGATAATAGTATCAACATTTGCATCAAATATTCACAGATTACAGCAAATTGCTGATTGTGCAATGAAGCATGACAGAAAAATAGCCTTTAGCGGAAGGGGCATGGAAAATATATCAGAAGTAGCAATTTCTCTTGGGTATTTGGTTATTCCAGAAGATATGATAATAAGCCTTGATGAGTTAAAAAACTATCCAGATGATAAGCTAACTATTGTTACAACAGGAAGTCAAGGTGAATCAATGGCTGCACTTACAAGAATAGCAGCATCAACACATAGACAGATACAGATACAAGAAGGAGATATGGTTATTATTTCAGCAACTCCAATACCAGGAAATGAAAAAGCCGTATCAAATGTAGTAAATGATTTGATAGAGAAAGGTGCTAATGTTATTTATAAATCAATAGAAGATATACATGTTTCAGGTCATGCTTGTGAGCAAGAATTAAGATTAATTGAGGCTTTATTGAAGCCTAAATTTTTTATACCAGTTCATGGTGAATATAAGCATTTAATTACACATGTTAAAATAGCACAAAGTATGGGAGTTGAAAAGGAAAATACATTTATCTTAGAAAATGGTGATGTTCTTGAATTAACAAAGAATAAAGGAGAAGTGACAGGTAAAGCACCATTTGGAAGAGTGCTTGTAGATGGAATGGGAGTCGGGGATGTTGGAAACATGGTGCTTAGGGATAGGAAAAACTTGGCTGAAAATGGAATAATAACAGTGGTTGTAGCCATAGATAGAAGAAATAAACTAATCATATCAGGACCAGACATAGTTTCGAGAGGCTTTGTATATGTTAGAAATTCTGAAGAGTTAATAGAAGAAGTAAGAAAAATAGTAACTAACGTTGTGGAAAAGTGTTTAGAAAAAAACATAACTCAATGGGCAGAAATTAAAAATAGTATACGAAGAGAAGTCGATAATTTTGTGTATACAAAGATGAAGAGAAAACCTATGATTTTACCTGTAATCGTTGATTTATAA
- a CDS encoding ISL3 family transposase codes for MQLQDITNILNLQGINVINFIYGFEDRICIEIQPTEYTQPCPCCKSFKIIRRGSSGIRRVRHLPIFQNEVILKVPKIRMSCKDCNASFSWQYSFLTGKSRYTNEFQEFIATKVPGATVIHCARTLKIPYSTVERIYKNYIDYVVPQLQAKVILESSNTNKLILGMDDFAIRKGHSYNTGIHDLRNGTLLEIIPGRKLEELRSHKTVNPELFELRPFAIVMDLAPYYHTFAKEVYPDAIRIADRFHVNSYAMEALRGVRKRISCDLTPAARTVLKRNKSVLEKRNEYLTSKEVEMLQQLLSLSPDLKAVYEWKEELIEWYDCCSSVIQATNVFDKWCKKGHSLNIPEVERALVTFENWRQEIINYHHCRYTNAAVEGRNGKIKAIQRRHYFTRNKDYYKGRILLECNNHFLTA; via the coding sequence ATGCAATTACAGGATATCACTAATATATTAAATTTACAAGGAATAAATGTTATCAATTTTATCTATGGTTTTGAAGATAGAATTTGTATTGAAATCCAACCTACAGAATATACTCAACCTTGTCCGTGCTGTAAGAGTTTTAAAATAATAAGACGAGGCTCATCTGGAATTAGAAGAGTAAGGCATCTTCCTATATTTCAAAACGAGGTAATATTAAAGGTTCCTAAAATAAGAATGTCCTGTAAGGATTGTAATGCCTCTTTTTCATGGCAATATTCATTCCTGACTGGAAAGAGTCGTTATACTAATGAATTTCAAGAGTTTATTGCAACTAAAGTACCAGGAGCAACGGTTATTCACTGTGCTAGAACATTGAAAATACCATATTCTACAGTTGAAAGAATATATAAAAATTATATTGACTATGTTGTTCCACAATTGCAAGCAAAAGTTATATTAGAAAGTTCTAACACTAACAAGCTTATACTTGGAATGGATGATTTTGCTATAAGGAAAGGACATAGTTATAATACTGGAATTCATGACCTTCGTAACGGAACATTACTTGAAATAATTCCAGGAAGAAAACTTGAAGAGCTTAGAAGTCATAAGACTGTAAATCCAGAACTTTTTGAGCTCCGACCTTTTGCTATAGTAATGGATTTGGCTCCATATTATCACACATTTGCAAAAGAAGTATACCCAGATGCTATACGTATTGCGGATAGGTTTCATGTTAATAGCTATGCTATGGAAGCTCTTAGAGGCGTAAGAAAACGCATAAGTTGTGATTTAACTCCTGCGGCACGGACAGTATTGAAAAGAAATAAATCAGTACTTGAAAAACGGAATGAATATCTTACATCAAAAGAGGTTGAGATGCTCCAGCAGTTGTTGTCATTATCACCTGACCTAAAAGCAGTATATGAGTGGAAAGAGGAACTTATTGAGTGGTATGACTGTTGTTCAAGTGTTATACAGGCAACAAATGTATTTGATAAATGGTGTAAAAAAGGACATTCACTAAATATACCTGAGGTAGAACGTGCTTTGGTTACTTTTGAAAACTGGAGACAAGAAATAATTAACTATCATCATTGTAGATATACCAATGCCGCTGTTGAAGGTAGAAACGGTAAAATTAAAGCAATTCAACGCAGACACTATTTTACAAGGAATAAAGACTACTACAAAGGAAGAATTTTATTAGAATGTAATAACCATTTCTTGACAGCTTAA
- a CDS encoding methyltransferase domain-containing protein, whose protein sequence is MKIGEFAKRSGVTVKTLLHYDKIGLLKPSQKTDAGYRIYCEDDFLKLQQITTLKFIGLSLSEIGHILHESGENLENMISIQKKALEEKKKHIDAVIAVFNKAKNTAKKNGFLDASNLIDIIKITNIESVVREQYKSDKNLNIRNDLHSYNINKVDFDKWCFNQINFRKNAKVLEVGCGTGKLWYKNKENIDESLDITLSDFSKGMLKSTKDKLKDLEHNFKYEEINVEDIPYEDQSFDIVIARHMIYFAPNIEKAISEIKRVLVPGGRAYITVNSCETMAELNKLAEKFDSSLGIDNNGYSARFELENGEPIIRKYFEKVDIEILEGKIIVDNPEPVVSYKASTIQGSSILIGEKKKEFTRYLEGYIKEKGDISITTKICMFKVAK, encoded by the coding sequence TTGAAGATTGGTGAATTTGCTAAGAGATCAGGAGTAACAGTAAAAACATTACTTCATTATGATAAAATTGGACTTCTAAAACCATCACAGAAAACTGATGCAGGATATAGGATTTACTGTGAAGATGACTTCTTAAAACTTCAACAGATTACAACTTTAAAATTTATTGGGTTATCGCTTAGTGAAATAGGTCATATTTTACATGAAAGCGGAGAAAATCTAGAAAATATGATAAGCATTCAGAAAAAAGCCTTAGAAGAGAAAAAGAAGCACATTGATGCAGTTATAGCTGTTTTTAATAAAGCTAAAAATACAGCAAAGAAAAATGGATTTTTAGACGCCAGTAACTTAATTGATATTATAAAGATAACTAATATTGAAAGTGTTGTTAGAGAGCAATATAAAAGCGATAAGAATCTCAATATTAGAAATGATCTTCACAGCTATAATATCAATAAGGTAGATTTTGACAAGTGGTGTTTTAATCAAATTAACTTTAGAAAAAATGCAAAAGTCTTAGAGGTTGGATGTGGAACAGGAAAACTGTGGTATAAGAATAAAGAAAATATAGATGAAAGTTTAGATATTACATTATCTGACTTCTCAAAAGGTATGCTAAAGAGTACAAAAGATAAATTAAAAGATTTAGAGCACAATTTTAAGTATGAAGAAATCAATGTTGAAGATATTCCTTATGAAGACCAAAGTTTTGATATCGTAATTGCTAGGCACATGATTTATTTTGCACCGAATATAGAAAAAGCCATATCTGAAATTAAAAGGGTTTTAGTTCCAGGTGGCAGGGCTTACATTACGGTTAATTCCTGCGAAACCATGGCTGAATTAAATAAGCTTGCAGAAAAATTTGATTCAAGCCTAGGCATTGATAATAACGGGTATTCAGCTAGATTTGAATTAGAAAATGGAGAGCCGATTATCAGAAAATATTTTGAGAAGGTTGATATAGAAATATTAGAAGGAAAGATTATAGTAGATAATCCGGAACCAGTAGTTTCATATAAAGCCTCAACAATTCAAGGAAGTTCCATACTTATTGGGGAAAAGAAGAAAGAGTTTACAAGGTACTTAGAGGGATATATTAAAGAAAAGGGCGACATTTCTATAACTACGAAAATATGCATGTTTAAGGTAGCAAAATAG